Proteins encoded by one window of Sphaerodactylus townsendi isolate TG3544 linkage group LG02, MPM_Stown_v2.3, whole genome shotgun sequence:
- the LOC125426715 gene encoding aldehyde dehydrogenase family 3 member B1-like, with protein sequence MEKHKNTKARKTLPSHCTAKRPEAAVLDNAFIRKDPYGVVLIISPFNFPFYLTLIPLVGAIAAGNCVIVKPSELSRCSEKLMAEVLPNYLDPETFAVVTGGHKQTAKLLENKFDYIFFTGSAHVGNIVITAAAKHFTPLTLELGGKNPCYVDSCCDFQAVANRIAWAKFFNSGQCCISPDYVICTADVQDKLIPCLRQAIRSFYGCNPQDSPDFGRMINDKHFKRVRALLDCGQVAIGGETDECDRYIAPTVLADVKEWEPIMQQEVFGPVLPILTVSCLDEAIHFINYRDRPLIVFAFSCKSEIVKQVLDCTSSGGFCGNNDLNPIAFVTLPSGGIGCSGFGKYRGKFSFDTFTNQRGCNLRVLCFEEFNCVRYPPYTERKLRLLEFGAAVWRWKLCTLL encoded by the exons atggagaagcacaaaaacacaaaagcaCGAAAGACCCTTCCGTCTCACTGCACAGCTAAAAGGCCTGAG GCCGCTGTATTAGACAATGCCTTCATCCGCAAGGACCCCTATGGTGTGGTACTCATCATTTCGCCTTTTAATTTCCCCTTTTACCTCACCTTAATCCCTCTGGTGGGGGCCATTGCAGCTG GGAATTGTGTGATCGTCAAACCTTCAGAGTTAAGCAGATGCAGTGAAAAGCTCATGGCTGAAGTGCTGCCTAACTATCTTGACCCA GAGACGTTTGCTGTGGTGACAGGTGGTCATAAACAAACTGCGAAATTACTGGAGAACAAGTTCGATTACATCTTTTTTACAG GGAGTGCCCATGTTGGAAATATTGTCATCACTGCAGCAGCCAAACATTTCACACCATTGACTTTGGAGCTGGGAGGCAAAAATCCCTGCTATGTGGATTCCTGCTGCGATTTCCAGGCTGTAGCCAACAGAATAGCATGGGCAAAGTTCTTCAATTCTGGCCAATGTTGCATTTCACCAGACTATGTGATTTGTACTGCTGATGTACAAGACAAGCTGATTCCCTGCTTACGTCAGGCTATTCGTTCTTTCTATGGCTGCAATCCTCAGGATTCCCCCGACTTTGGCCGCATGATCAATGACAAGCATTTCAAGCGTGTCCGTGCGCTTCTGGACTGTGGCCAAGTGGCCATTGGTGGAGAGACAGATGAGTGTGACCGTTACATTG CTCCCACAGTGCTGGCTGACGTGAAGGAATGGGAACCAATCATGCAACAGGAAGTCTTTGGACCCGTCTTGCCTATTCTCACTGTGTCATGCTTGGATGAAGCCATCCATTTTATCAATTACAGGGATCGTCCCCTGATTGTCTTTGCTTTCTCCTGTAAATCTGAG aTTGTGAAACAAGTATTGGACTGCACCAGCAGTGGTGGCTTTTGTGGCAATAATGACTTGAATCCTATCGCATTTGTCACACTACCATCGGGTGGAATTG GATGCAGTGGGTTTGGCAAATACCGTGGCAAGTTCAGCTTCGACACTTTCACCAACCAGCGTGGCTGCAACCTACGCGTCCTGTGCTTTGAAGAATTCAATTGTGTGCGCTACCCACCCTACACTGAACGCAAGCTAAGATTGCTGGAGTTTGGTGCAGCTGTGTGGCGCTGGAAACTTTGCACCCTGCTGTGA
- the NDUFS8 gene encoding NADH dehydrogenase [ubiquinone] iron-sulfur protein 8, mitochondrial isoform X1 encodes MICCSSLRRNPALMLKMHVLWMVSQASRAGPPVCLSFARYLSSTAPKACYKYVNVKEEPTDMKSITDKAAQTLLWTELIRGLAMTMSYLFREPATINYPFEKGPLSPRFRGEHALRRYPSGEERCIACKLCEAICPAQAITIEAEPRADGSRRTTRYDIDMTKCIYCGFCQEACPVDAIVEGPNFEFSTETHEELLYNKEKLLNNGDKWEAEIAANIQADYLYR; translated from the exons ATGATCTGTTGCTCATCTCTGCGG agGAATCCTGCACTCATGTTGAAAATGCATGTGCTCTGGATGGTGAGCCAAGCTTCCCGAGCAG gGCCTCCAGTGTGCCTGAGCTTTGCTCGATACCTCAGCAGCACAGCTCCAAAAGCCTGCTACA AATAtgtaaatgtaaaggaggagCCAACAGACATGAAATCTATCACAGACAAAGCTGCACAGACCCTGCTGTGGACAGAGCTCATACGAG GCTTGGCTATGACTATGAGCTACCTCTTTAGGGAACCTGCCACTATTAACTATCCCTTTGAGAAGGGTCCCCTGAGCCCACGCTTCCGCGGAGAGCATGCACTACGCCGATATCCATCTGGAGAGGAGAGATGCATTGCTTGCAAGCTCTGTGAGGCTATCTGCCCAGCACAG GCAATCACCATTGAGGCAGAGCCCCGTGCGGATGGCAGCCGGAGAACCACTCGCTATGATATTGACATGACTAAGTGTATCTATTGTGGATTCTGTCAGGAAGCCTGTCCCGTTGATGCCATTGTAGAG GGCCCCAACTTTGAATTCTCCACTGAGACACATGAGGAGCTTTTGTACAACAAAGAGAAACTGCTGAACAACGGTGACAAGTGGGAAGCTGAGATTGCTGCGAACATTCAGGCTGACTACTTGTACCGATGA
- the NDUFS8 gene encoding NADH dehydrogenase [ubiquinone] iron-sulfur protein 8, mitochondrial isoform X2 translates to MLPKRNPALMLKMHVLWMVSQASRAGPPVCLSFARYLSSTAPKACYKYVNVKEEPTDMKSITDKAAQTLLWTELIRGLAMTMSYLFREPATINYPFEKGPLSPRFRGEHALRRYPSGEERCIACKLCEAICPAQAITIEAEPRADGSRRTTRYDIDMTKCIYCGFCQEACPVDAIVEGPNFEFSTETHEELLYNKEKLLNNGDKWEAEIAANIQADYLYR, encoded by the exons ATGCTGCCCAAG agGAATCCTGCACTCATGTTGAAAATGCATGTGCTCTGGATGGTGAGCCAAGCTTCCCGAGCAG gGCCTCCAGTGTGCCTGAGCTTTGCTCGATACCTCAGCAGCACAGCTCCAAAAGCCTGCTACA AATAtgtaaatgtaaaggaggagCCAACAGACATGAAATCTATCACAGACAAAGCTGCACAGACCCTGCTGTGGACAGAGCTCATACGAG GCTTGGCTATGACTATGAGCTACCTCTTTAGGGAACCTGCCACTATTAACTATCCCTTTGAGAAGGGTCCCCTGAGCCCACGCTTCCGCGGAGAGCATGCACTACGCCGATATCCATCTGGAGAGGAGAGATGCATTGCTTGCAAGCTCTGTGAGGCTATCTGCCCAGCACAG GCAATCACCATTGAGGCAGAGCCCCGTGCGGATGGCAGCCGGAGAACCACTCGCTATGATATTGACATGACTAAGTGTATCTATTGTGGATTCTGTCAGGAAGCCTGTCCCGTTGATGCCATTGTAGAG GGCCCCAACTTTGAATTCTCCACTGAGACACATGAGGAGCTTTTGTACAACAAAGAGAAACTGCTGAACAACGGTGACAAGTGGGAAGCTGAGATTGCTGCGAACATTCAGGCTGACTACTTGTACCGATGA